The genomic window ATCGGCATGGGCATGGTCACCAGCGGCACGGCGCTGACCAGCGCCCCGGACGCCGACCACCCGAGGGACACGCTGGTCCTCAACGGCCTGCACCTGTCGTGGCCGCCGCTGCGCGACGCCGCCCGGCTCCTGTCGGCCGAGCTGGGGCACCCGGTCACCGCCAACGTGTACCGCACCCCGGCCGACGCGACCGGGTACGGGCCGCACTGGGACACCCATCACGTGTTCCTCGCCCAGGTCGACGGCATGAAGGTCTGGCGCCTGCACCCGCCCGTGTTCACGGACCCGCTCGAACGGCATCCCTGGACCCGGGTCGGCCTCACCCAGGAGCAGCTCGACCAGATCCACCGCGTTGCGCGCACCGTGACCCTGACCGCAGGCCAGGTGCTGTACATCCCTCGCGGCTGGATCCACTTCGGCCACACCGAGGACCAGCAGTCCATCCACATCACCCTCGGCGTGCAGCTCCTGACACGGCACTGGGTCCTCCAGCAGCTCGCCGACCAGGCCGCCGAGCATCCCGAGATGCGTGCCGCCCTCCCGCCGAACCTCAGCGCGCTGCACGTCGAAGACATCGTGGGCGACACCACCAGCACGCTCCAGGCATGGCTGGCCGGCCTCGATCCGGCGCAGGCCGGCGGCCCGATCCACATCAGCCAGCAACTGGCCGTCTACGGGGTGACCCGCTGACCGGGGCACGCTCCTCGGCCGGCTGGGGGCGCCACCGCCGCAAGTGCGGCGGGTGCCAGGCACCAGGCCCGCGCTTCCGTGACCACGAGACCGGGAGCGACTGGTGCGAGGCATGCATGCGCACCGTCGTCCTCGCTGAGAAGTGCTTCTGGTGCAGGACGGCCCTGCCCGCGCTGCGCGACCTGGACACCGGATACGCCTGGTGCGTCGGATGCGCTTCAGCCACCGTGTACAAGGGCGACCCGATCGACTACTACGAGGAACTCACGCCGGAGGCGGCCGCCTACTCGCAACTCCTGGCCAAGAGGTCGTTCAGCCGCCGTGACCGGAGCGCCGACGGGCCGGACTGACGAGCTGATACGGGAGCAGGCAGAGGGGACTGTCGGCGGGTGCCGCCCGCTGGGCGGCACCCTCTCACGACTTCCACTCCATCGGGGGTGGAACACCGCCACACGATCGCGTCGAACTGCCGCCGCAGGTCCGGGATCGGCCCCGCTCGTCCCGGATTGTGCATCCGCATCCCCGCAGGTCGTTCCCCTGACCTCGTACCTTCTCACACCCTCGGCTGCTGCTGGGTGATGCAGTGGATGCCGCCGCCGTTGGCGAAGATCTCGCGGGCGTCGACGAGTTCGATGGTGCGGCCGGGGAAGGCCTCGCCGAGGAGGTCGGCCGCCTCCTGGTCGCGGGGGTCGTCGAAGGCGCACAGGATGACGGCGCCGTTGGCCACGTAGTGGTTGATGTAGGAGTAGTCGACCGGCTCGCCGTCCTCGTCGTGCAGGACGGTGGGGGCGGGCAGCTCGACGACCTCCAGGCGGCGGCCGCGGGCGTCGGTGGCGGCGCGCAGGATGGCGACGAGCTCCTGGCAGACGGCGTGGTCCGGGTGGGCGGGGTCGGGCTGGACGTGGGCGACCACGACGCCGGGGCGCACGAAGGCGGCGACGATGTCGATGTGGCCGCGGGTGCCGAACTCGTCGTAGTCGCGGGTCAGTCCGCGCGGCAGCCAGATCGCCTTGGTGGTGCCGAGGTGGGCGTGCAGCTCGGCCTCCACCTCCTCCTTCGTCCAGTGGGCGTTGCGGCCCTCGCCGAGCTGGACGGTCTCGGTGACGAGCACGGTGCCCTCGCCGTCCACGTGGATGCCGCCGCCCTCGTTGATCAGGCGGGAGGCGAAGCGCTGGGCGTCCGTCAGTTCGCTGATGTGCTCGGCGATGTGCTGGTCGTGCTCCCAGCTGGCCCAGGACTGGGCGCCCCAGCCGTTGAAGATCCAGTCGGCGGTGGCCAGCGCGCCCTGGGCGTCGGTCAGGAAGCTGGGGCCGATGTCGCGCATCCAGGCGTCGTCCAGCGGGCGTTCGACGATCTCGACCTGCTCGGCGACGTACTCGCGGGCGGTGGCGGTCTCGCCGAGGTTGACGACCAGGGTCACCGGCTCGTAGCGGACGATGGTGTCGGCCACCCGGGCCCAGGCGAGCCGGGCGGCGTGCAGACCCTCGGGGGTGTCGAAGGTCTGGTTGGCGGTGGGGAAGGCCATCCAGGTGCGCTCGTGCGGGTGCCATTCGGCGGGCATCGAGTAGCCGAGCGAAGCGGGGGTGGTCATGGTGAGGGGTCCTCGGGGGTGGGGGAGGGTCAGAGGAAGTAGAGGCGGCTGAGCGAGACGCTCTCGGAGGGCTCGGAGCGCAGCGGTTCGCCGTCCAGCGAGACGAGCCCGGTGCCGGCGTCCACGCCGACCTGGCCGGTGCGGGCGTTGCGCACCAGGTCGCGCGGGCCGATGCCACGGGTGCCGCGCACGCCCACCCGCCGTCGCCGGGTGGGGAGTTGGTCGGCGGCCCGGTCCAGGTAGGCGCCGTCGGCGGCGGCCTGGGCGACGAAGGCCACCGAGAGGTCGGCGGCGGTGGCGCCGTGTGCGCCGAACTGCGGGCCCAGTACCAGGGGTTCGCAGCGGTCGGTGGAGGCGTTCGGGTCGCCCACCACGCCGTAGGCGGGGAAGCCGGACTTGAGGACCAGCTGCGGCTTGGCGCCGAAGTGGTCGGGCCGCCAGAGCACGATGTCGGCGAGCTTGCCGATCTCGATCGAGCCGACCTCGTGGGAAAGGCCGTGCGCGATGGCGGGGTTGATGGTGAGCTTGGCGATGTAGCGCAGCACCCGCTCGTTGTCGTCGCCGCCGTCGTGGGTGCCGTAGCCGCCGTCGGGGCCGTCCAGCGGCCCGCGTTCGGCCTTCATCTTGCCGGCCATCGCGAAGGTGCGCCGCACGGTCTCGCCGGCCCGGCCCATGCCCTGGGCGTCGGAGGAGGTGATGCCGATCATGCCCAGGTCGTGCAGCACGCCCTCGGCGCCCATGGTGCCGGCCCGGATCCGGTCGCGGGCCATCGCCGCGTCGCCGGGCAGGTCGAGCTTGAGGTCGTGGGCCGAGACGATCATGCCGGAGGCCTCGGCGAGCGCGTCGCGGCCGAACGGCAGCGTGGGGTTGGTGGAGGAGCCGATCACGTTGGCGACGCCGGCCATCTTCAGCACGTTGGGCACGTGCCCGCCGCCGCAGCCCTCGATGTGGAAGGCGTGGATGGTGCGGCCCTCCAGCACCGCGAGGGTGTCCTCCACCGACAGGCATTCGTTCAACCCATCGGTGTGCAGGGCCACCTGGACGTCGTACTGCTCGGCGACCCGCAGCGCGGTGTCCAGCGCGCGGGTGTGCGCGCCCATGTCCTCGTGCACCTTGAAGCCGCTCGCGCCGCCCTCGGCCAGCGCCTCCACCAGCGGGCCCTCGTCGGAGGACGAACCCCGGCCCAGGAAGCCGATGTTGACCGGCCAGGCGTCGAAGGCGTTGAAGGCGTGCCGCAGTGCCCAGGGGGAGTTGACGCCCACGCCCCAGACCGGGCCGAACTCCTGGCCGATGATGGTGGTCACGCCGGAGGCCAGCGAGGCCTCCATGATCCGCGGCGACAGTAGGTGGACGTGCGTGTCGATGGCGCCGGCGGTGGCGATCAGGCCCTCGCCGGAGACGATCGTGGTGCCGGTGCCGACCACCACCTCGACGCCGTCCATGGTGTCGGGGTTGCCGGCCCGGCCGATGGCCGCGATCCGGCCGCCGATCAGGCCGATCGAGGTCTTGACGATGCCCTGGATCGCGTCGATCACCAGCACGTTGCTGATCACCACGTCGCAGGTGTCGCGGACGGCGGCGGCCTTCAGGTGCAGGCCGTCGCGGGCGGTCTTGCCGAAGCCGGCCAGGAACTCCTCGCCCGGCGCCTGGGAGTCGGACTCGACCCGCACGATCAGCCCGGAGTCGCCGAGCCGGATCCGGTCGCCGGCCCGCGGCCCGTGCACGGAGATGTAGTCGTGCGGGGAGATGGACGTCACGACTCGACCTCCTGGTCGTCGGCGTTGATCAGGTAGCCGGTGGCGCGGGCCTTGGCGAGTGCGGCCTCGCGGGCGCCGGGGGCGTCCAGCGGGCCGTCCACCAGGCCGGCGAAGCCGATCGCGACCCGCTCGCCCGCGATCGGCGCCAGGCCGACCTCGACCACGGCTCCCGGGTCGAAGCGGACCGAGGAGCCGGCCGGGACGGCGAGCCGGGTGCCGTAGGCGGCGGCGCGGTCGAAGGCCAGACGCGGGTTGACCTCGAAGAAGTGGTAGTGCGAGGTGACCGAGATCGGCACCGTGGAGGTGTTGTGGACGGTGACGACCACCGTCTCCTCGACCGGGTCGTACCCCTCGCCGGAGCCGGGCAGGGCCGCGCCCGGGCCGTCCTCGCCGAGCGAACCCGCGCCCTGGAAGGGGTCGTTGACCACGGCGAGCCGGGTGCCGTCGTCGAAGACGGCCTCCACCTGGATCACCGTGACCACGTCGGGCACCCCGGGCAGCACGTCCGCCGCGCTCAGCACGGTGCGGCCCGCCTCGATCGCCTCGGCCAGCCGCCTGCCGTCGCGGGCGGCCTCGCAGACGGTGTCGGCGATCAGCGCGGTGGCCTCGGGCACGTTCAGCAGGCAGCCCCGGGCACGCCGGGCGCGGGCCAGTTCGGCGGCTGTGAAGATCAGCAGCCGGTCCCGTTCGGTGGGGGTGAGTCGCACGGTGCCTCGCTCGCGGTAGGCGGAGTTAGAACGGCGTTCAAACTAGTGCTGGCCATTGAACCCCGATCGGGTCGCACTGTCCAGCCTCGCCTGGCTTGCGGGGTTCTGCGCGTTGTGCTGCGCGTCGGGGTGACCGCCCGGTGCCGCCGGCACGCCTGCGTGGCGGGCGGCGCCGGTCGGGGCCGTGCTCCGGGGGCGGATCCGCGGGAGAGGCCCTGGTCGGGGGCCCGGCGCCAGCGCCGCCGGACGGCGGATGTTGACAGAGTGTCAGCAACTCGCGCGCCGTGAGCCCCCCGTGTACTCCAGTCGACGTTTCGTGCACCGTTGCGACCGCGGGTGCGCGGGACTCACGATGGAGCTGAGCACTGCTGGGGGGACAGAACTGATGGAGAGTCAGCAAAGGTTCGGCGTCGGTGCCGAGCTGCCCGACGACGACCGCCCGTCCGACCGCCCGTCCGACCACGAGCCCGCAGCCGAGCCCGAGTGCGCGGGCGGGCCCGACCGCGCGCCCGAGTACGGCCTGCACGCCGTGCTCGCCCCCGCCGACCTCGGGGCCATCGCCCCGCTGCGCGCCGCCCTGCGCGCCGCGCTCCGCCGCTGGGGCGTACCCGAACTGGCCGACACCGCCGAGCTGCTGGCCTCGGAGCTGCTGGCCAACGCGCTCCAGCACACCGGCGGCGGCGCGGCGCTGGAGGCCCGGCTCGGCCTCGACGGGCGGCTGCGGGTCGAGGTCCGGGACGGCGGCGCCCGGCTGCCCCAGCTGCCCAGGCCGCGCCGGGCCCCCGAGACGGCCACCAGCGGGCGCGGGCTGCTGCTCGTCGAGGTGCTGGCGGACGGCTGGGGCGTGCGCCGACACGCCGACGGCAAGATCACCTGGTTCGAGCTGGCGCCCCCGCGTCCGCAGCCCGGGCGACGGGCCGCCGGCACCTGACGGGCACGGCCCGATCCGGGCCGCGGTCCGGAGTGTTATTGCCGCGTGGTCGAACATTCGACAGGATAGTGAGAATGTGTGTCCGGACCGGGGCCCTCGCAGCGGGGCGGTCCGCGGAGCACACCCACCCAACCGACGGACCCGGCAGGGGCAGGAGAACCATGGCGACTGAGCCCGAGCCACAGGGGACCGCGCGTCTTCCGCTCGGCCCGCAGGCCCAGGGCGGTCGGCGCGCCGGAGTACGCGCCACCAGCGTCGCGGCGGGGCGGCTGGCCGCGGCCACCGCCGCCCCGGCCGTGCAGAGCCTGCCCAACCGGACCGGGGACGCCATGCCGGACTGGCTGGAGCCCGCGATGGCCGCCAACGGCATCGGCTCCTTCGACTGGGACATCCGTCGCGACGTGATCGAGGCCGACCACCGCGCCTGCGCGATCATCGGCGTCAACGGCACCACCTTCGACCTCAGCTCCGAGGCCTTCCTCGCGCTGCTGCACCCCGAGGACGCGCCGGTGGTGCGCCGCCGGGTCGAGCGCGCGGTGGCCGAGCTGGGCCAGTGCGGCGCCTACTACCGCACCGTCTTCCCCGGCGGCGAGCTGCACGCGGTGCGGTTCCGCGGGCGGGTGCTCGCGGACGCCTTCGGGCGCCCCTCGCAGATGGTCGGCTTCGTCTGGGACGCCACCGCCGAGCTGCACAAGCGCGCCGACGCGGGGCGCCGGGCCGCGCTGCGCGAGGACCGCTCGCGGTTCATCAAGGAGGCGGCCCGGGCGCTGTCCGAGGCGGTCACCGTGCGGGACGTGGCCCGGGTCTTCACCGAGCTGCCGCTGCCGGGGCTGCCGCCGGACGGCCTGGTGCTGGCCGCGCTGGAGGCCGGACGGCTGCGGATCCTGGGCGCCAGCGGCTACCGCCAGGAGTCGGTGGCCCTCTACGACCGGATGCCGCTGGAGCCGTTCCAGCCCGCCGCCGAGGCGATCCGCCGCCGGCTGCCGGTCTTCCTGGCCAGCCGCGAGGAGTACCGGGAGCGCTTTCCCGAGGCCTGGCCGCGCGCCAAGGACACCGGGCGCAGCGCTTGGGCCTTCCTGCCGCTGGTGGCCAGCGGCCGGGCGATCGGCCTGTGCGTGGTCAGCTTCGACGACGCCCGCGAGCTCGACGCCGACGAGCGCACCCTGCTCTCCACCCTGGGCGGCCTGGTCGCCCAGTCACTGGCCCGGGCCCGGCTGCACGACGCCGAGCACGAGCTGGCCGCCGGTCTGCAGCGGGTGATGCTGCCGCGCACCGTGCCGGCCGTGCCCGGGGTGACCACCGCCGTGCGCTACCTGCCGGCCGGCTCCGGCCTGCAGATCGGCGGCGACTGGTACGACGTGGTGCCGCTGCCGGGCGGGCACGTCGGCCTGGTGATCGGCGACGTGCAGGGCCACGACGTGCACGCGGCCGGCATCATGGGGCAGCTGCGGATCGCGCTGCGCGCCTACGCCGCCGAGGGCCACCCGCCGGCCGCCGTGATGGCCCGCGCCTCCCGCTTCCTGGCCGATCTGGACACCGACCACTTCGCCACCTGCACCTACGCCGAGGTCAACGTCGACTACGGCGTGGTCTACGCGGTGCGGGCCGGCCACCTGGACCCGGTGGTCCGCCGGGCCGACGGCAGCAGCACCGTGCAGAGCGTGGTCGGCGGCCTGCCGCTGGGGATCGGCGCCGCGCAGGAGTACCAGGTCACCCGGTTCAGCCTGGACCCCGGCGAGACGGTGGTGCTCTGCACCGACGGCCTGGTCGAGTCGCGCGAGATGGACCTGGACACCGGCATGGCCCGGCTGTGCGAGGCGGTGGCTGGCGACCTGCCCCCGCTGGAGCAGGGAGGCGTGGACCCGATCGAGGAGCTCGCCGACCGGATCGCCGCCCGGGCCGCGGACTCCGCCGAGCGGGAGGACGACATAGCGCTGCTCCTGCTGCGCTGGGACGGTCCCGAGGGCGGGCTGGCCGCCCAGCAGCTGCGCCGCCGGATCGGCCAGGCGGATCTGGCCAGAGTGGCCGAGCTGCGGGGTGAGCTGCGCGACGCGCTGCGCCGCTGGGGCGTGCCGGAGCTGATCGACACCGCCGAGCTGCTCGCCTCCGAGCTGGTCACCAACGCGATCCGGCACACCGACCGGGACGCGATGTTCACCGCGCGCCTCTACCGCGAGGACCGCCGCGAGCCGCGGCTGCGGATCGAGGTGGAGGACGAGTCGGACCTGTGGCCCAAGCGCCGCACCCCCGGCGAGCAGGCCTCCTCGGGGCGCGGACTGATGCTGGTCGAGGCGCTGGCCGACGCCTGGGGCGTGGAGCCGCGCGGCTCGGGCAAGCGGATGTGGTTCGAGCTGTCGGCGGGCGAGGCGGCCTGACCGCGGGCCTTCCCTGGGAAGGGCCGCGGGGTCGGGCCGCCACCGCCTGCTGATGCTCAGCCGAACTGCCGCTCCAGGTCCTTGAGCTTCTGCTCCAGCGAGTCGAGCCGGGGCAGCGTCATGGTCTCGTCGTCGGCGGTCAGGTCGATGGTCCGCCGACCGGGGCCGGTCAGCAGGCCGGGCACGGGCGCGGCGGCCACGGCGGGCGGCTCCGCGGCACCCGCCGCTATCGCGGGCTCCGCACCGCCGGGCTCCAGCTGGGGCGCCGTGGCGGCACCCCTGGCCCGGCCCCAGCCCCCGTGCGAGCGGTTGATCGCCCGGATCTCGGCCCGCTCACGCCGGCTGGCCAGCCGCTGGCGCTCCCGGTTGACCACGGCCTCGCGCTTGGTGTCGCGCACCTCCTCCACCGCCTCGTCCAGGCTGCGCACCCCTTCGAGCAGCATCAGCGACCAGGCCGCGTAGGTCTCCAGCGGGGCCCGCAGCCAGCGCACGATCCGGATCTGCGGCAGCGGTCTGGGCACCAGCCCCTGCTCGCGCAGGGCGGCCCGCCTGGTCTGTTTCAGCGCCCGGTCGAAGAGCACCGCGGCCGACAGGGACATCCCGGCGAAGAACTGCGGTGCGCCGGCGTGCCCGAAGCCGCGCGGAGCGTGCACCCAGTTGAACCAGGCCGAGGCGCCGGCGAAGAGCCAGACCAGCAGGCGCGAGCCGAGCGCCGCGTCACCGTGGCTGGCCTCGCGCACCGCGAGCACCGAGCAGAACATCGCGGCGCCGTCCAGGCCGAACGGGACCAGGAACTCCCAGCCGCCCGACAGGCCCAGGTTCTGGGTGCCGAAGCCGACCAGGCCGTGGAAGGAGAGCGCGGCGGCCACGGCCGCGCAGCAGAAGAGCAGGGTGTAGGAGGCGCCGCCGTAGAGCGACTCCTTGCGCCGCCGCCGCTCCTCGGTGCGCTCCCAGGAGTCCGCGCCGCGCGCGGCGGTGGCCCCCCGGCTGCGCATGATCGCCACCAGGAGCGCCCCCGGCAGCAGGACGGCGACGGCGGCGACGGCCCAGCCCAGTGGTATGTCCGGCATTTTCATGGTCTGAGCCAGCCTCGCTCTCTCGGTGGTCGGGTGGCGCGGCGCCACCCGAGAGGACGCCCATCATGGCCGATGCCCGGCGGCCGTACGGGCGTTTTGCGCTCAAATACACTGGAGAGAGCGTGAACTGACGTTTCGTCATGATGATGGTATGACCGACGCGCGGAACACGGGTCCTGCAGGGGCCCGGCGACGGCTCAGCCGCAGGTGCGCGGGCAGCCGGGGCAGAGGTCCGCGGGGCGCACGGTGTAGTAGAGGCAGCAGCTGACCCTGGTGCGGGTCGGGGCCGCGGCGACCCCCGGCTGCCGCGGGGCCGCGAGGCGGAACGCGGCGGCGCCGGTGAACGGCGCGGTGTCGATGCGGTCGGCCCCGCCGGCATCGGTGGCATCGGTGGCCCCAGTGGCTTCGGCGGGCGGCTCCGGCAGCAGCGCCGTCAGGGCGGTCACCGCCCGCGCCTCCTCGCCGAGCAGTCCGGCCGCGTACCAGAGCCCCTCCACCAGCTCGTCGGTCACCAGCCCCCACAGGGTGCGCGGCCCGCGCCGCAGCAGCGGGCGGAAGGCGGTCAGCAGGGGGTCCAACTGGGCGGCGACGGTGGTGCGCAGGGTGGCGCGCAGGGCCGCCGGGTCGGCCACCACCCGGGCGCCGGGCAGACCGGCCGCCGGGTCGCCGGGCAGGCAGGCGAAGGCGAGCGGCCCGGTGCCCGGCAGCAGCGCGAGCTCGGCCGGACCCCAGCCGCCGGCCGGTCGGCGGCTGGCCAGCTGCTCGACCGGCAGCAGCGGCACCCGCTGCTCCAGCAGCCAGGGCAGCGTGAAGACCAGGCAGAGCGGCCAGGCATAGCGGTGCAGCCAGAAGCCGGCCGCGACATCGGCGCGCGGCGCCGTGCCGAACCGGGCCCGGCCGTGCCGGGCCTCGGCGGCGACCAGGCGGGCGCGCAGCGCCGGATCGGCGAGCAGCTGACGGGTGGTCACCCAGCCGTCGTGGGCCGGGACCTCGGTGCGGTGGTGGATCCGCAGGTCGGGGAAGACCTGGGCGAAGGCGGTGTAGGCGCCGGCGAAGGGGGGTGTCGGGTGTCGCCCGGGGCTGAGGTCGGTGCACTCGGTCAAGGCGTGCCCCATCGGATCGGCCGGGTGACCGCGCGCGGCCCCGGGTGAGCTGGGCCCGGACGCGTGAGGTGCGCGCGGACGGTCTCCGCGCGCACCTCACCCATCAGGTTAGGCTCACCTTAGCTGACAGGCCGTCGGCTGTCCCGCTCGCCGCGTCCGTCCGGGGGGTCGGTCGGGCGCCCGGCCCACGCGGTGCTGCCGGGCGTGCCCGGTGGCGCCGGAGTGCCGCCGCCCGCGCGCCCGCCCGGCACACCCGGGCGCGCGCTCGGTGGTGCGCCGCGCGGTGCACCCGGTGGGCCGCCGGGCGTCAGGGCCGCGGCGTCCTCGCCGAGCCGGCCCACCAGCCAGACCGGCACGCCCCCCAGCGACTGCACCAGGCGCCCGGCCTCCGCCCGCAGCCGCTGCGCCTCGGCCGGCTCGGCGACCTCGGCCAGCGCCGCGAGTGCCGGCGCCACCCCCACCATGAAGCCCAGCTCCTCGCGCAGCCGCAGTGAGGCGGTGAACCCCTCCCGGGCCCTGACCCGGTCGCCGCCGGCCAGCGCGAGCGCGGCCAGGTGGCGCCAGGTGGAGGAGGCCAGCAGGGAGTCCCCGCCGGCCAACGCCCCGTCGTGGGCCCGGCGGTAGGCGATCCAGGCGGCCGTGTGGTCGCGCAGCAGGTTCTCGGCGACCAGCCCGCGCCGGAAGTCCAGCAGCGGGCGGCCCGGTGCGCCCGCGGGCAGCAGCGCCGAGGTTCGGCCGAGCGCGGCCTGGGCCTCGTCCAGCCGGTCGCGCGGACCGAGCACGCTGCCCAGGTAGGCCAGGAAGCCTCGCGCGCAGGCGGCCGCCGCGCGCTGCTCGGTGCTGGTCACCCCGGCCTCGGCCAGCCGTAACGCGGACTCCGCCTCCTCCCAGTGGTCGGCGGTGAACAGGCACTGCTCGATCAGCAGTTCGGCACGGACCAGGGCGGTCCGCGGGTCCCGCTCGGCGCCCTGGCCGAGCAGCTCGGCCGCCTCCTGCCAGCAGGCGCGCGATCGCAGCCGCCACACGGTGCCGCTGGTGATCTCGTCGAGGTGGCCGTCCTTGCCCGGATGGAGCCCGCCGCCGTGCGGCGGCACCCCCGGTGGACCGGCCAGACGTGGTGGCCCGCCACTGTGGTCGGCATCCGCCGGCCGGCCACGTGTCCCCCCGCTCAGCGGGGCCGTTCCGTGCTCCGACAACGCCACCTCCTTGTGTGCGGTGCCCCACGGCCATGCGGTGCCCCCAGACGGCCAGGGCCCTGGAGCACCGCAATTCAACACGCGAGGGAGCTTGTGCACCAGATCACGAGCGTGACGTATTTCGGTGTCCCCGTGCGCCCGTCCGGGCCCCACGGGGCAGGTGGGAAGGGTGGGTCAGGAGGTCCAGCCCGTCTCCAGCAGCGCCTCGGCCGCGCCGTTCACCGGCTGCGGGACACCGCCGTCGTCCAGCAGGAAGAGCGCCACCAGCAACTGCTCGCCGCGCACGGTGGCCTGGTGCGAGTAGCCGGCGGTGGTGAACATCGCGGCGGCCATCTCCTCGGCGTGCAGGGTCTGCAGCCACAGGCACTCCACCGCGCGCATGTCGGCCTGCTCGGGCCAGCTGTCCACCTGGGCCACCAGGCGGTCGCCGAGCAGGGTGACCGACTCCCGCTCCTGGCCCTCGGTCAGTTCCAGCTCGCCGAAGCCGAGCCACTCCAGGTAGCGGGCGGCGGCCAGCACCGCGTCCTGCCCGGTGCGGATGGGCTGCGGGCGGAACGGCGGCCGGTTCTGCCAGCGCCCGCCCTGCGGCACCGAGGGCGGCACGGCCGGTGCGCCGGGCCCGGGGTGCGAGTCGGCGTGCGGTATCCGGCGCGAGCCGCCCGGCGCTCCCAGGGAGCCGGGGTGGTCGGCGTAGAGCGCGCCGTCGCCCTGCCACGCGCCGGGCGCGGGCACCTGCGGGCGCACCCCGAGCGGGCGCGAGCCCTGCGGGCCGCTCGCGCCGGGGCGCGGCGCGCGGTCCACCGGCAGGCGCACGGTGGCGCCGCAGTTGCAGGTGAACTCCGGCTGCGGCCACTGGTCGGAGCGTCCGCAGTTCGGGCAGCGCATGCTCAGCCAGGAGTCCTCCCAGGAGCGGAACCGCACCTGCACCGGCACCCCGCCGCGCAGCAGCGGCACCTTGAGCGCCGCTCCGCACGGGCAGGGCAGCGTCGGCGGCTCGTAGACGTGCTCGCGGCGGCAGGCCGGGCAGCGGATCGCCCGCGCGCTGGGCGGCGTGGTGGCCGCCTCGGGCAACTCGGCGGCGGCGTACGGCTCGTCGCCCGGGTACGGACCGTGGCCACCGTGCGGCCCACCGCCCTCCCGCGGGTCGCGGCCGGTGAAGTCGTCGGGCAGCGGAAGTCCGGACAAGGCACACCGTCCGTTCGGGTCGAGTGGGCGGGGTCGCTTCCGGTGCTCCCCGTCGCCCATGCTTCCCGATCCAGCCCTGCGGTGGCAGCGATTGCCCCTAATGATCAGGGATTTTTCAGGGTGAACAGGATCAACGGCCCAGGTTCTGGGCCGTCGTGGCGCTATCCGGCCGACCAGCGGGCCAGATCGGCGGGGGTGTCCAGATCGTCGGGGACGGCGATGTCGCCGCACTCGACCAGGCGGAGTTCGGCCCGGCGGCGGTTCAGCAGCTCGCGGGCGCCGGCGTCGCCCCGGGCTCCGGCGGCGGCCTCGGCGAGGTGGGCGGCGCCGATCAGCACCGGGTGGCCGCGGCGGCCCGCGTAGCCGGCGGCGGCCAGGGCGGCGCCGGACCGGTGGGCGGCGAGCAGCCGGGCGACGGCGGCGGGGGTGACGCCGGGGGTGTCGACCAGGAAGACCAGCACGCCCGAGCAGCCCGGCGGCACGGCGGCCAGGCCCGCGCGCAGCGAGCCGCCCATGCCCTCGGCCCAGTCGGGGTTGGTGACCAGGGTGCAGCCGCTCAGCTCCGCCTCGACCGGCACCCGCGCGCGGGCGGCGCCGAGCACCACCAGGACGGGGTCGCAGCCGCCCTCGCGCACCACGCGCACGGCGTGTTCGACCAGCGGCCGGCCGCGGAACGGCAGCAGGGCCTTGGGCCGTCCGCCGAGCCGCCGCCCGCCGCCCGCGGCCAGCACCAGGGCGGCGACGGGCGGGGTCGGAACCGGGGGCGGGGTGGGGGCGGCGGCCGGAGTCATGGCACCAGGATGGCGGTCGGCGGGCCGCCGCGGTCCTGTGTGATCGCACAAGGCAGGGGCGGTGACCTTGGCGGGAAGCCGGGCAATGCACCCCTGGATCTTTGCCGCCCGCCCGCTTCTACTGGCCGTTATGCACACCGCACCTGCCCCGCTGCTCGATCGCTTCGGCCGGGTCCACACCGATCTGCGGGTCTCCCTGACCGACCGCTGCAACCTGCGCTGCACCTACTGCATGCCGGCCGAGGGCCTCGCCTGGCTGCCGCGCGCCGAGGTGCTGACGGACGAGGAGATCGTCCGCCTGGTGCGGGTGGGGGTCGAGCGGCTGGGGATCGCCTCGGTGCGGCTGACCGGCGGCGAGCCGCTGCTGCGGCGCGGGCTGCCGGGGCTGGTGGCCCGCCTGACCGGGCTCGGTGTCGAGCTGTCGCTGACCACCAACGGGATCGGACTGGCCAGGACGGCGGGGGAGTTGCGGGCCGCCGGGCTGCGGCGGGTCAACGTCAGCCTGGACA from Kitasatospora sp. NBC_01250 includes these protein-coding regions:
- a CDS encoding JmjC domain-containing protein; translation: MSTLARLVGEPQEFTAGWPAEPTVYQRDAADLAELFTHGDARRIVTDPALRPIGMGMVTSGTALTSAPDADHPRDTLVLNGLHLSWPPLRDAARLLSAELGHPVTANVYRTPADATGYGPHWDTHHVFLAQVDGMKVWRLHPPVFTDPLERHPWTRVGLTQEQLDQIHRVARTVTLTAGQVLYIPRGWIHFGHTEDQQSIHITLGVQLLTRHWVLQQLADQAAEHPEMRAALPPNLSALHVEDIVGDTTSTLQAWLAGLDPAQAGGPIHISQQLAVYGVTR
- a CDS encoding agmatine deiminase family protein, with the translated sequence MTTPASLGYSMPAEWHPHERTWMAFPTANQTFDTPEGLHAARLAWARVADTIVRYEPVTLVVNLGETATAREYVAEQVEIVERPLDDAWMRDIGPSFLTDAQGALATADWIFNGWGAQSWASWEHDQHIAEHISELTDAQRFASRLINEGGGIHVDGEGTVLVTETVQLGEGRNAHWTKEEVEAELHAHLGTTKAIWLPRGLTRDYDEFGTRGHIDIVAAFVRPGVVVAHVQPDPAHPDHAVCQELVAILRAATDARGRRLEVVELPAPTVLHDEDGEPVDYSYINHYVANGAVILCAFDDPRDQEAADLLGEAFPGRTIELVDAREIFANGGGIHCITQQQPRV
- a CDS encoding urease subunit alpha, which encodes MTSISPHDYISVHGPRAGDRIRLGDSGLIVRVESDSQAPGEEFLAGFGKTARDGLHLKAAAVRDTCDVVISNVLVIDAIQGIVKTSIGLIGGRIAAIGRAGNPDTMDGVEVVVGTGTTIVSGEGLIATAGAIDTHVHLLSPRIMEASLASGVTTIIGQEFGPVWGVGVNSPWALRHAFNAFDAWPVNIGFLGRGSSSDEGPLVEALAEGGASGFKVHEDMGAHTRALDTALRVAEQYDVQVALHTDGLNECLSVEDTLAVLEGRTIHAFHIEGCGGGHVPNVLKMAGVANVIGSSTNPTLPFGRDALAEASGMIVSAHDLKLDLPGDAAMARDRIRAGTMGAEGVLHDLGMIGITSSDAQGMGRAGETVRRTFAMAGKMKAERGPLDGPDGGYGTHDGGDDNERVLRYIAKLTINPAIAHGLSHEVGSIEIGKLADIVLWRPDHFGAKPQLVLKSGFPAYGVVGDPNASTDRCEPLVLGPQFGAHGATAADLSVAFVAQAAADGAYLDRAADQLPTRRRRVGVRGTRGIGPRDLVRNARTGQVGVDAGTGLVSLDGEPLRSEPSESVSLSRLYFL
- the ureA gene encoding urease subunit gamma translates to MRLTPTERDRLLIFTAAELARARRARGCLLNVPEATALIADTVCEAARDGRRLAEAIEAGRTVLSAADVLPGVPDVVTVIQVEAVFDDGTRLAVVNDPFQGAGSLGEDGPGAALPGSGEGYDPVEETVVVTVHNTSTVPISVTSHYHFFEVNPRLAFDRAAAYGTRLAVPAGSSVRFDPGAVVEVGLAPIAGERVAIGFAGLVDGPLDAPGAREAALAKARATGYLINADDQEVES
- a CDS encoding ATP-binding protein; translated protein: MESQQRFGVGAELPDDDRPSDRPSDHEPAAEPECAGGPDRAPEYGLHAVLAPADLGAIAPLRAALRAALRRWGVPELADTAELLASELLANALQHTGGGAALEARLGLDGRLRVEVRDGGARLPQLPRPRRAPETATSGRGLLLVEVLADGWGVRRHADGKITWFELAPPRPQPGRRAAGT